A region from the Tahibacter amnicola genome encodes:
- a CDS encoding class I adenylate-forming enzyme family protein, producing MQNLATLIEGWADHAGRAAIVCDGVTLDYAQLHAKICHWRKELQVTGIAPGACIALRGKVSGDMIGLLFALVENANIVVPFLSASDFEVEDALATACVDGVFEFSNDGGGRYTHCGYGRSHPLLDGLRREPKEAGLILFTSGSTGKNKASVHRFSRLIGHVLQKPGAAYRTLIFLMFDHIGGVNTLLHVLFNGGTAVFVADRSVAAVCHAIQSQRVQLLPTTPTFLNMLLISDRRKGYDLSSLELITYGTEPMSLATLKALNQALPGVRCKQTYGLTEVGILPTRSEDASSTWMKVGGQHHETRIVDGILWIRTDAAMIGYLNAPSPFDQDGWLNTGDKVEERDGYLRILGRESEIINVGGEKVYPSEIENLILQVENISDVVVSGKTSALTGHLVFATVQLIVPEPTAQVERRVRAHCREHLPPFKVPVGVAVSEDPMFGARFKKIRRPARPAQNVVINAERELASAD from the coding sequence ATGCAGAATCTGGCCACACTCATTGAGGGCTGGGCCGATCACGCCGGGCGCGCAGCCATTGTCTGCGACGGCGTGACGCTCGACTATGCTCAGTTGCACGCGAAGATCTGTCACTGGCGGAAAGAACTCCAGGTGACGGGCATCGCCCCGGGCGCATGCATTGCGCTACGGGGGAAGGTCTCGGGAGATATGATCGGGCTGCTGTTCGCACTGGTCGAAAACGCGAACATCGTGGTGCCTTTCCTTTCCGCCAGCGATTTTGAAGTCGAAGACGCGCTGGCGACGGCCTGTGTCGATGGCGTTTTCGAGTTTTCCAATGACGGAGGCGGTCGGTACACACACTGCGGCTATGGCCGGAGTCACCCGCTGCTCGATGGCCTGCGCCGCGAACCCAAGGAAGCCGGGCTGATCCTGTTCACTTCCGGTTCGACCGGCAAGAACAAGGCCTCGGTACATCGCTTCTCACGCCTGATCGGGCATGTCTTGCAGAAGCCCGGGGCCGCCTACCGCACCCTGATTTTCCTGATGTTCGACCACATCGGTGGCGTCAACACCCTGCTGCATGTGCTGTTCAACGGCGGCACCGCCGTTTTTGTCGCGGATCGTTCAGTCGCCGCAGTGTGTCATGCAATCCAGTCGCAACGCGTTCAGTTACTGCCGACAACGCCGACCTTCCTCAACATGCTCCTCATTTCGGATCGGCGGAAGGGCTATGACCTGTCGTCGCTGGAGCTGATCACCTACGGCACCGAGCCGATGTCGCTGGCGACGCTCAAGGCATTGAACCAGGCCCTGCCTGGTGTGCGCTGCAAACAGACTTATGGCCTCACCGAGGTCGGCATATTGCCGACGCGTTCGGAAGACGCGAGCTCGACGTGGATGAAGGTCGGTGGCCAGCACCACGAGACCCGAATCGTCGACGGGATCCTCTGGATCCGGACTGACGCTGCGATGATCGGCTATCTCAATGCGCCATCTCCCTTTGATCAGGACGGATGGCTCAACACCGGCGACAAGGTCGAGGAGCGCGACGGGTACCTGCGCATCCTCGGACGCGAGTCGGAGATCATCAATGTCGGCGGTGAGAAGGTCTATCCGAGCGAGATCGAGAACCTGATCCTCCAAGTGGAGAACATCAGTGACGTCGTTGTCAGTGGCAAGACAAGCGCACTGACCGGTCACCTGGTTTTCGCGACGGTACAACTGATCGTGCCAGAGCCGACGGCACAGGTGGAGCGGCGCGTGCGCGCACATTGCCGGGAGCATCTGCCGCCGTTCAAGGTGCCAGTCGGGGTAGCGGTCAGCGAAGACCCGATGTTTGGCGCACGCTTCAAGAAGATCCGTCGCCCGGCGCGCCCAGCGCAGAACGTTGTCATCAATGCCGAAAGGGAGCTGGCCAGTGCGGACTGA
- a CDS encoding SDR family NAD(P)-dependent oxidoreductase, translating to MRTDKRVVIISGGSRGLGQALVQDRLDAGDIVATFSRSSNSFIDQLRSADPEGARFHWEAIDGTDLDGVRTFGMNVLRRYKRIDALINNAGVGLEGLLTMTSERDIHLALTLNLESAIVLARTCLKGMLAERRGSIINISSVNALRGHKGLAVYSATKAALLGLTRSLASEVGPQGITVNAIAPGFFESEMVGHLTDAQRARIIRRTPMRAMCTTQDIVDTARFLLSTRAITGQTLAVDGGFSC from the coding sequence GTGCGGACTGACAAGCGAGTGGTCATCATCAGCGGCGGAAGCCGCGGTCTGGGGCAGGCATTGGTGCAAGACCGACTCGACGCGGGCGACATCGTTGCCACGTTCAGCCGTTCCAGCAACAGCTTTATCGACCAGCTGCGTAGCGCAGATCCCGAGGGCGCGCGGTTCCATTGGGAGGCGATCGACGGTACCGACCTCGATGGCGTCAGGACCTTCGGCATGAACGTCTTGCGCCGCTACAAGCGGATTGATGCCTTGATAAACAATGCCGGCGTCGGCCTGGAAGGCCTGCTGACGATGACGTCGGAGCGTGACATTCATCTGGCGCTGACCCTGAATCTGGAGTCGGCGATCGTGCTGGCGCGTACGTGCCTCAAGGGCATGCTCGCGGAGCGCCGCGGAAGCATCATCAACATCTCTTCGGTCAACGCCCTGCGCGGCCACAAGGGCCTGGCCGTCTACAGCGCGACCAAGGCGGCACTGCTGGGACTCACGCGCAGCCTCGCAAGCGAAGTCGGGCCACAGGGGATCACCGTCAATGCGATCGCCCCCGGGTTTTTCGAAAGCGAGATGGTCGGTCACCTGACCGATGCTCAGCGTGCCCGCATCATTCGCCGAACACCGATGCGTGCGATGTGCACCACTCAGGACATCGTAGACACCGCCCGCTTCCTGCTGTCAACGCGCGCCATCACCGGCCAGACCCTGGCGGTCGATGGCGGCTTCTCGTGCTAA